In Pedobacter heparinus DSM 2366, the following are encoded in one genomic region:
- a CDS encoding ribulokinase gives MSKDQYVIGVDYGSDSVRSVIIDAKNGAELASSVFYYPRWQKGLYCNPAKNMFRQHPLDYIEGLEQSIKDCIQKAGGTSIAGAIKAIAVDTTGSSPVAVNAAGQPLALLPEFEENPNAMFVLWKDHTSVKEAMQLNKHAAKYETNYLKYCGGIYSSEWFWAKLLHILRADEAVKGACYSWVEHCDWVPFLLTGGTEVSAMKRSRCAAGHKALWAEEFGGLPPNGFFTELDPLLNGFTDRLYKETYTSDESAGTISAEWAARLGLNADVVIGVGAFDAHMGAVGGEIEPYHLSKVMGTSTCDILAVPVADIEGKLIKGICGQVNGSVIPGMLGLEAGQSAFGDTYAWFKELLSWPVKNLLRQSSIIDAATAAALEQELLDKLIPELSKQAALLPKNDDDELAVDWLNGRRTPDANQELKGAIANLDLGSDAPRVFRALVEATCFGAKNIVDRFIEEGIPVKGIIGIGGVAKKSPFVMQTMANVLNMPIRIHQFEHTCALGAAMFAAVVAGLYPTVETAMKGMGSGFDKEYIPEQENVAYYEARFLNYKALGGFIEENS, from the coding sequence ATGAGCAAAGATCAATACGTGATAGGGGTTGACTACGGATCGGATTCTGTACGGTCTGTCATCATCGATGCAAAAAACGGAGCAGAACTGGCTTCATCAGTATTTTACTACCCCCGCTGGCAAAAGGGTTTATATTGCAATCCTGCAAAAAATATGTTCAGGCAACATCCACTGGATTATATTGAAGGCCTGGAACAGAGCATAAAAGACTGCATCCAAAAAGCCGGGGGAACTAGCATTGCCGGGGCTATAAAAGCCATAGCTGTAGATACCACTGGTTCTTCTCCTGTTGCTGTAAATGCCGCAGGCCAGCCCCTTGCTTTATTACCTGAATTTGAAGAAAACCCCAATGCCATGTTTGTATTGTGGAAAGACCATACTTCGGTAAAAGAAGCCATGCAGCTCAACAAACATGCAGCTAAATACGAGACCAATTATTTAAAATATTGCGGGGGTATTTATTCCTCGGAATGGTTTTGGGCGAAGCTACTGCACATTTTACGTGCAGATGAGGCTGTAAAAGGGGCCTGTTATTCCTGGGTAGAGCATTGCGACTGGGTACCTTTTTTGCTTACAGGCGGAACCGAGGTATCGGCAATGAAACGAAGCCGCTGTGCGGCCGGGCATAAAGCCTTATGGGCAGAAGAATTTGGTGGCCTGCCCCCAAACGGGTTCTTTACTGAACTTGACCCTTTACTGAACGGTTTTACAGATCGTTTGTATAAAGAAACTTATACTTCGGATGAAAGTGCAGGTACGATAAGTGCGGAATGGGCTGCCCGCTTAGGGCTAAATGCTGATGTGGTTATTGGTGTAGGTGCTTTTGATGCCCATATGGGTGCAGTAGGCGGTGAAATAGAACCTTACCACCTGAGCAAGGTAATGGGCACTTCTACCTGCGATATTCTGGCGGTACCTGTGGCAGACATAGAAGGCAAATTGATTAAGGGAATTTGCGGGCAGGTAAATGGTTCGGTTATACCTGGTATGCTGGGCCTTGAAGCCGGACAATCGGCCTTTGGCGATACTTATGCCTGGTTTAAAGAACTCCTTTCCTGGCCGGTTAAAAACCTGTTGAGACAATCTTCCATCATAGATGCGGCCACTGCAGCAGCTTTGGAGCAGGAATTACTGGATAAGCTGATTCCGGAGCTGAGCAAACAGGCTGCCCTGCTGCCTAAAAACGATGACGATGAACTGGCGGTAGACTGGCTGAACGGAAGAAGGACACCAGATGCCAACCAGGAACTGAAAGGTGCCATTGCCAACCTCGACCTGGGCAGTGATGCCCCAAGGGTATTCAGGGCCCTGGTGGAAGCCACCTGTTTTGGTGCAAAAAATATTGTGGACCGCTTTATTGAAGAGGGTATCCCGGTAAAAGGAATTATCGGCATAGGCGGTGTAGCTAAAAAATCACCTTTTGTGATGCAGACCATGGCCAATGTACTGAACATGCCGATCCGCATACACCAGTTTGAACATACCTGCGCATTGGGTGCGGCCATGTTTGCCGCCGTTGTGGCCGGCCTGTACCCTACTGTTGAAACTGCAATGAAAGGCATGGGCAGTGGTTTTGATAAGGAATACATCCCTGAGCAGGAAAATGTGGCTTATTATGAAGCCCGCTTTTTAAACTATAAAGCGCTGGGCGGATTTATTGAAGAAAACAGTTAA
- a CDS encoding hybrid sensor histidine kinase/response regulator transcription factor, with protein MPSSFVLNKVLLLIVLLLGYEVAGAQENKMNFNHLTVENGLSQSSVLSIAQDSMGFMWFGTKDGLNKYNTRNFEIYKREKGNNTSLSSGQNINFLLTDKKGNLWVGTQKGLNRYIPATNSFKRYLYDAKNKHSISNNTIRTICEDNKGNIWIGTDSGLNKLIGQDKFQRFMPAKGGIAHHLIKTICQDHQGVFWIGTLQGLTSMYIQNGKYHFKSYFHKNGDPESLIENDINIIYEDPRHNLWIGTHNNGLELFNRTTGTFKHFMSRKGQPNGISSNVIRKIKTAQDGRLWISTLNGINILDLDTYEFTVLNHNPDDPNSLNQNSIYDILMDATGSIWAGTYYGGVNFYHANSTPFRSYKSTQGKNGISSNVVSSIVEDKYHNLWIGTEAEGLNYYDRSTGTFTSFKHDVENPNSLSSNLVKAISIDQHGKVWIGTYEGGLDQYLPESKTFKHYTSNNNPKALNSNRIVCLLHDSRNRLWVGTRAQGIFIYNEKESSFKPFNSLANHHDLKFIRYFFEDSKKNVWIATNSGTYIFDPSTDKVRAFTINDNSSKFDDINLIQEDSKGFIWLGSYDAGLIRYNPFQNKTTFFTTKNGLPSNVILGILEDEEGDLWISTADGLAKFDKKTFKTFTIQDGLPGNVFNYNSFFKDSKGEFYFGGYNGLVSFFPNQIKENRKVPKVIFTRLRLFNKIVAIGDESKLLNRNISMTKEISFSYAQNIFSVEFAVLNYIKSEKNKYAYKLEGLDKEWNYVTAPSATFTNLPAGTYKLLIKGANNDGVWTKQPEQLIIHILPPFWKTWWAYLIYALCFSAILFLVFRFLWIRALLRKEHEIYQMKMDFFTNVSHEIRTPLTLIVGPLERLINDTKESPGLNRRLLTVKKNAGRLTRLVNELMDFRKEEAGKMTLNVSPENIVEFAKEIYLSFQYLAIKHHIDYQFNCDEDVIEVYFDHEQLEKVFFNLLSNAFKFTSDHGAISLSVKRAGNGYVEISVLDNGKGIPEESRDKIFTNFYQVKDPLSRNSGTGIGLALSKKIARLHHGDLLLMPNLTVEGNSQTCFCLKLKTGYSHFKKDELIPAFVNVESPDLYRLPQEFPAADEEQAEEQANSDRITVLIVEDNREIRDFIRASLRSFYHILEAEDGEKGTQLAFEKIPDIIVSDVMMPVMDGLELCRVLKTDARTSHIPIILLTARSGNIHEVSGRKTGAEAYITKPFSIDILQLNINNLLALQANMRRKFSQQITLQPSNVLIESTDEEFLNKIMRIIEDNFSMDDFNVNILATEVGMSTPILYKKIKALTGLTVNNFIKSVRLKRAAQLLKQNTYTVYEVAYMVGFSDSKYFSKEFVKQFGRTPSDYSQEDY; from the coding sequence ATGCCTTCGTCATTTGTTTTAAATAAAGTATTACTACTGATTGTCCTGCTGCTGGGATATGAAGTGGCAGGTGCGCAGGAAAATAAAATGAACTTCAACCACCTTACGGTGGAAAATGGGCTTTCTCAAAGCAGTGTATTGTCCATTGCACAGGATAGCATGGGCTTCATGTGGTTTGGTACCAAAGACGGATTAAATAAATACAATACCCGAAATTTTGAGATCTATAAACGTGAAAAAGGAAACAATACCTCTTTAAGTAGCGGACAGAACATCAATTTCCTGCTTACAGACAAAAAGGGCAACCTTTGGGTGGGTACACAAAAGGGACTGAACAGGTACATACCTGCAACGAACTCCTTTAAACGCTATTTATATGATGCAAAAAATAAGCACAGCATCAGCAACAATACCATCAGAACCATATGCGAAGACAATAAAGGAAATATCTGGATAGGTACCGACAGCGGCTTAAATAAGCTGATTGGCCAGGATAAGTTCCAGCGCTTTATGCCTGCTAAAGGTGGAATAGCCCATCACCTGATCAAAACGATATGTCAGGACCATCAGGGTGTTTTCTGGATAGGTACCTTACAAGGCCTTACCAGCATGTACATCCAGAATGGAAAGTATCATTTTAAATCCTATTTTCATAAAAATGGCGATCCCGAAAGTTTAATAGAGAACGATATCAACATTATTTATGAAGATCCCCGGCACAACCTTTGGATAGGTACCCATAACAATGGTCTCGAACTTTTTAACCGTACCACTGGGACATTTAAACATTTTATGTCCAGAAAAGGACAACCCAACGGCATTAGCAGCAATGTGATCCGCAAAATTAAAACAGCTCAGGATGGGCGCTTATGGATCTCAACTTTAAACGGCATCAATATTCTCGACCTGGATACCTACGAGTTTACTGTCCTTAACCACAATCCTGACGATCCCAATAGCCTGAACCAGAATTCAATTTACGATATCTTGATGGATGCCACGGGTTCTATCTGGGCAGGTACCTATTATGGTGGGGTCAATTTTTACCATGCCAATTCAACACCTTTCAGATCCTATAAATCCACACAGGGTAAAAATGGCATCAGCAGTAACGTGGTCAGCTCCATTGTAGAAGATAAGTACCACAACCTATGGATTGGTACTGAAGCCGAAGGGCTGAACTATTACGACAGGAGCACCGGTACATTTACCAGTTTTAAACACGATGTAGAAAATCCCAATTCCTTAAGCTCTAACCTGGTTAAGGCCATTTCAATTGATCAGCATGGTAAAGTATGGATCGGGACTTATGAAGGGGGGCTGGACCAATACCTGCCCGAATCAAAAACCTTTAAGCATTATACCAGCAACAATAACCCCAAGGCTTTAAACTCTAACCGTATTGTTTGTTTGCTGCACGATAGCAGAAACCGTTTATGGGTGGGTACCAGGGCTCAGGGTATTTTTATTTACAACGAAAAGGAAAGTAGTTTTAAGCCCTTTAACAGCCTGGCCAATCACCACGACCTGAAGTTTATCCGTTATTTTTTTGAAGATTCAAAAAAGAACGTCTGGATTGCCACCAATTCTGGGACCTATATTTTTGATCCGAGCACTGATAAGGTAAGGGCATTTACCATTAACGACAACAGCTCAAAATTTGACGACATCAACCTGATCCAGGAAGACAGTAAAGGGTTTATCTGGCTGGGAAGCTATGATGCCGGACTGATCCGCTATAACCCTTTTCAAAACAAGACTACTTTTTTTACCACAAAAAACGGTCTGCCCAGCAATGTGATCCTTGGGATACTGGAAGATGAAGAGGGTGATTTATGGATCAGTACCGCCGATGGTCTGGCCAAATTTGATAAAAAGACCTTTAAAACATTTACCATACAGGATGGCCTTCCGGGCAATGTGTTTAACTACAATTCTTTCTTTAAAGACAGTAAAGGAGAGTTCTATTTTGGAGGCTACAATGGTCTGGTCAGCTTTTTCCCCAATCAGATCAAAGAAAACAGAAAAGTGCCCAAAGTTATTTTTACCCGGCTAAGGCTCTTTAATAAAATAGTAGCCATAGGCGATGAAAGTAAGCTGCTGAACCGTAACATCAGCATGACGAAGGAAATCTCCTTTTCGTATGCCCAGAATATTTTTAGTGTAGAATTTGCTGTACTTAATTACATCAAATCAGAAAAGAATAAGTATGCCTACAAACTGGAAGGGCTGGATAAGGAGTGGAACTATGTTACCGCCCCGTCAGCAACCTTTACCAACCTGCCTGCAGGAACGTATAAACTGCTCATTAAAGGCGCCAATAACGATGGGGTGTGGACCAAACAGCCTGAGCAGCTGATCATTCACATCCTGCCGCCATTCTGGAAAACATGGTGGGCCTATCTGATCTATGCCCTCTGCTTCTCTGCCATCCTGTTCCTGGTGTTCCGCTTTTTATGGATCAGGGCCCTGCTGCGCAAAGAGCACGAAATTTACCAGATGAAAATGGATTTCTTTACCAATGTTTCACACGAGATCCGTACACCTTTAACGCTTATTGTAGGGCCTTTGGAACGGTTGATCAACGATACCAAAGAATCGCCTGGTCTGAACAGGCGACTGCTGACCGTTAAAAAGAATGCCGGCAGGCTAACCCGTCTGGTAAATGAACTGATGGACTTCAGGAAGGAAGAAGCCGGTAAAATGACCCTCAATGTATCGCCCGAAAATATCGTCGAATTTGCCAAGGAAATTTATTTGTCCTTTCAGTACCTGGCCATAAAACACCATATTGATTACCAGTTCAATTGTGATGAAGATGTTATAGAAGTTTACTTCGATCATGAACAACTGGAAAAAGTATTCTTTAACCTGTTGTCGAACGCATTTAAGTTTACTTCCGATCATGGTGCCATCAGCCTATCGGTAAAAAGGGCCGGAAACGGGTATGTCGAAATCAGTGTGCTCGACAATGGCAAGGGAATACCTGAAGAAAGCAGGGACAAGATATTTACCAATTTTTACCAGGTCAAAGATCCCCTGTCACGTAACAGTGGCACAGGAATCGGCCTTGCGTTATCAAAAAAGATAGCCAGGCTGCACCATGGCGATTTACTGCTGATGCCAAATTTAACTGTGGAAGGCAACAGCCAGACCTGCTTTTGTCTTAAATTAAAAACCGGATACAGCCACTTTAAAAAAGATGAGCTGATCCCCGCTTTTGTAAATGTAGAGAGCCCCGACCTTTACCGATTGCCCCAGGAATTCCCGGCAGCTGATGAGGAGCAGGCAGAAGAGCAGGCCAATTCCGACCGCATTACCGTACTCATTGTAGAAGATAACCGCGAAATCCGCGATTTTATCAGGGCTTCGTTGCGCTCCTTCTACCACATTCTTGAAGCCGAAGATGGAGAGAAAGGTACGCAGCTGGCTTTTGAGAAAATTCCGGATATCATTGTCAGTGATGTCATGATGCCCGTCATGGATGGGCTCGAGCTTTGCCGTGTACTCAAAACAGATGCGCGTACCAGCCATATCCCCATCATCCTGTTAACCGCCCGTTCCGGAAATATCCACGAAGTAAGTGGCCGTAAAACCGGTGCCGAAGCTTACATTACCAAACCCTTCAGCATAGACATTCTGCAGCTCAACATCAATAACCTGCTCGCCCTTCAGGCCAATATGAGAAGGAAATTCAGTCAGCAGATCACTTTACAGCCTTCCAATGTACTTATCGAATCAACCGATGAAGAATTTTTGAACAAGATCATGCGCATCATCGAAGACAATTTCAGTATGGATGATTTTAATGTCAATATCCTGGCCACCGAAGTAGGGATGAGCACACCTATTTTATATAAAAAAATCAAGGCACTTACCGGTCTGACTGTTAATAATTTCATCAAATCCGTACGTTTAAAAAGAGCAGCACAACTGTTAAAACAAAATACTTATACCGTTTATGAAGTGGCCTATATGGTTGGTTTTAGCGACAGCAAGTATTTCAGCAAGGAATTTGTTAAACAGTTCGGAAGAACACCAAGTGATTACAGCCAGGAAGACTATTAG
- a CDS encoding L-ribulose-5-phosphate 4-epimerase, with protein MSIYQDIKEKAYLANMQLPKLGLVLFTFGNASAADRAKGVFAIKPSGVAYEELSPEKMVIVDFEGHTVEGNLRPSSDTLTHAVLYKHWEEIGGIVHTHSTYGTAWAQSQRAIPIYGTTHADHLTVDIPCAPPMQDDRIEGNYEYETGFQIMNHFKAAGLSYKEVEMVLVGNHAPFTWGKTAEKAVYNSAVLEEVGRMALLTEQIRKDVPKLKEALIKKHYDRKHGTDAYYGQ; from the coding sequence ATGAGTATTTATCAGGATATCAAAGAAAAAGCTTACCTGGCAAACATGCAACTGCCCAAACTGGGACTGGTGCTGTTCACTTTTGGTAATGCAAGTGCGGCCGACAGGGCCAAAGGTGTTTTTGCCATTAAGCCAAGCGGGGTTGCTTATGAGGAATTAAGTCCGGAAAAAATGGTGATCGTTGATTTTGAAGGCCATACGGTTGAAGGCAACTTACGGCCTTCATCAGATACCCTGACCCATGCCGTTCTTTACAAACACTGGGAAGAAATTGGGGGCATTGTACATACCCATTCTACATATGGAACAGCCTGGGCACAATCGCAGCGTGCCATCCCCATTTATGGAACCACACATGCCGATCACCTTACCGTAGATATTCCATGTGCCCCCCCTATGCAGGATGACAGGATTGAAGGAAACTATGAGTATGAGACCGGTTTCCAGATCATGAACCATTTTAAAGCAGCCGGCCTGAGCTATAAAGAAGTAGAAATGGTACTTGTAGGCAACCATGCGCCATTTACCTGGGGTAAAACGGCCGAGAAGGCAGTTTACAATAGCGCTGTGCTGGAAGAAGTAGGCAGAATGGCCCTGCTTACAGAGCAGATCAGAAAAGACGTACCCAAATTAAAAGAAGCACTGATCAAAAAGCACTATGACAGAAAACATGGTACTGATGCATATTACGGACAATAA
- a CDS encoding galactose-1-epimerase, which produces MNKTFKSIFFSLLAVGALSSCNSPSTTKSVSTDSTVVSAVHHPDSAAFKANLNGQEVTLYTLKNKNGAEASITNYGGRVVSLWVPNNKGGFTDVVLGYDSLKSYQKKGEPFFGALIGRYGNRIGKGKFTLDGRVYQLQLNDGVNTLHGGFDGFFGKVWEAKKVNGQTLELAYLSKDGEAGYPGNLTVKVTYELTDDNELKISYHATTDKNTVVNLTNHAYFNLNGAGDPTITDHLLTISADGFTPVDSTLIPTGKIEKVSGTPFDFNKSTAIGARINDSNEQLKYGKGYDHNFVLKKAAGLQKVATVSSTKTGITMDILTEEPGLQFYSGNFLTGEEHDGKGQVSYPHRSAFCLETQHFPDSPNQAAFPSTVLKPGQEYKTVTIYKFTVQ; this is translated from the coding sequence ATGAACAAGACATTCAAGTCAATTTTTTTTAGTCTGTTAGCCGTAGGGGCCTTAAGCAGCTGTAACAGTCCGTCGACAACCAAGTCGGTATCAACCGATAGTACTGTGGTTTCGGCCGTCCACCATCCGGATTCAGCCGCATTTAAAGCTAACCTTAACGGGCAAGAGGTAACTTTATATACTTTAAAAAATAAAAACGGGGCCGAGGCCAGTATAACCAATTATGGTGGCAGGGTGGTTTCTTTATGGGTACCCAATAATAAAGGTGGTTTTACAGATGTGGTTTTGGGTTATGACAGCCTTAAATCTTACCAGAAAAAGGGGGAACCATTTTTTGGTGCACTGATTGGCCGTTATGGAAACCGCATCGGAAAAGGAAAGTTTACTTTAGACGGCAGGGTTTATCAGTTGCAGCTGAATGATGGTGTAAATACACTTCATGGTGGTTTTGACGGTTTCTTCGGTAAAGTATGGGAGGCAAAAAAAGTAAACGGACAAACACTGGAACTGGCCTATTTATCTAAGGATGGAGAAGCAGGTTACCCGGGTAACTTAACGGTTAAGGTAACTTATGAATTGACCGATGACAATGAACTTAAGATAAGTTATCATGCTACAACAGATAAAAATACAGTAGTAAACTTAACCAACCATGCCTATTTTAATCTGAATGGGGCAGGAGACCCAACTATTACAGATCATTTGCTGACCATTAGTGCTGATGGCTTTACACCTGTTGATTCAACACTGATCCCTACCGGAAAAATTGAGAAAGTGTCCGGTACCCCATTCGACTTTAACAAATCAACTGCTATCGGGGCCAGAATTAACGACAGCAACGAGCAACTGAAATATGGAAAGGGCTACGACCATAATTTTGTATTGAAAAAAGCAGCGGGGCTGCAAAAAGTGGCTACCGTTAGCAGTACCAAAACAGGCATCACTATGGATATACTTACTGAAGAACCAGGGTTGCAGTTTTACAGCGGTAACTTTTTAACAGGCGAAGAACACGATGGTAAAGGTCAGGTAAGTTACCCGCACCGTTCAGCCTTTTGCCTGGAAACCCAGCATTTCCCTGATTCTCCTAACCAGGCCGCATTCCCTTCAACAGTGTTAAAACCCGGACAGGAATATAAAACAGTAACCATTTATAAGTTTACTGTTCAATAA
- a CDS encoding NUDIX hydrolase gives MKRYTDQSRFLIAVDCIVFGFDGEHLKILLIKRGFEPEKDKWSLMGGFVTPEESLDDAANRVLTQLTGLNGVYLEQIQAYGNPLRDPIERTLSVTYFALIDIHKYEAQLNDQYHAEWFLLKDAPPLIFDHNEMVETAKKKIRYKAALHPILFELLPKKFTIPQLQNLYEDVYNTQIDNRNFIRKLTATKLLIKLAEKDKSGSKKGAFYFKLDKKKYQANFQAFLNFIPKPDKLIAV, from the coding sequence ATGAAAAGATACACTGATCAAAGCCGGTTTTTAATTGCTGTTGACTGTATTGTATTTGGCTTTGACGGGGAACATTTAAAAATCCTGCTGATTAAAAGAGGATTTGAGCCCGAAAAGGATAAATGGAGTTTAATGGGTGGCTTTGTGACTCCGGAAGAGAGTCTGGATGATGCAGCCAACAGGGTACTGACCCAGCTTACAGGACTGAACGGTGTTTACCTGGAACAAATTCAGGCTTACGGAAACCCTTTAAGGGACCCGATAGAAAGGACGCTTTCTGTAACTTATTTTGCACTGATAGACATCCATAAATATGAAGCACAGCTGAACGATCAGTACCATGCAGAATGGTTTCTGTTAAAAGATGCACCACCATTGATTTTTGACCACAATGAAATGGTAGAAACGGCCAAAAAGAAAATAAGGTATAAAGCTGCCCTGCACCCTATCCTTTTTGAGTTGCTGCCCAAAAAATTTACCATTCCACAATTGCAGAACCTGTATGAAGACGTGTACAATACCCAGATTGACAACAGGAACTTCATCAGGAAGCTGACAGCCACCAAACTGCTCATTAAACTTGCCGAGAAAGATAAATCCGGTTCCAAAAAAGGGGCTTTCTATTTTAAACTGGACAAGAAAAAATATCAGGCCAACTTCCAGGCCTTCTTAAACTTCATTCCAAAACCCGATAAACTAATAGCTGTATAG
- the araA gene encoding L-arabinose isomerase, with protein MINLKNLEVWFITGTQDLYGEETLKQVAKHAQQVAASLDAAAAIHVSIVYKPIVKTPQEIFDTLQQANQSKNCIGVMTWMHTFSPAKMWIRGLNILQKPLLHLHTQFNRDIPWATIDMDFMNLNQSAHGDREFGFMVTRMRKDRKVVVGHWQDEEAIKEIDTWTRAAAGWHDWQGARFVRFGDNMRYVAVTDGDKVEAELKFGFEVNTYGIGDLVAVIDSIPEAAIQELITEYEATYTMTADLLRGGERHDSVYQAAKIELGLKKFLEDGNFKGFSDTFEDLHGMVQLPGIAAQRLMAAGYGFAGEGDWKTAALVRACKVMGAGLPGTSAFMEDYTYHFDPANAMVLGSHMLEVDAALANGKARLEVHPLGIGGKADPARLIFNVAGGHALNASIVDMGNRFRLLVNEVEALEPEHELPNLPVAQVLWKPLPDMKTGCAAWIYAGGAHHTAYSQNLSPAHLLDFANIAGIEYVNIGADTRINQFRNELHWNETFYK; from the coding sequence ATGATCAACTTAAAAAATCTGGAAGTATGGTTTATTACCGGAACCCAGGACCTATATGGAGAAGAGACCTTAAAACAGGTAGCCAAACATGCACAGCAGGTTGCTGCATCACTTGATGCCGCAGCAGCTATACATGTGAGCATAGTATATAAACCTATTGTAAAAACCCCTCAGGAGATTTTTGACACCCTGCAGCAAGCCAACCAGAGTAAAAACTGCATTGGCGTAATGACCTGGATGCATACCTTTTCTCCGGCCAAAATGTGGATCAGGGGATTAAATATCCTTCAGAAACCTCTGCTGCACCTGCATACACAGTTTAACCGTGATATTCCATGGGCTACTATAGATATGGACTTCATGAACCTGAACCAGAGTGCACACGGCGATCGTGAATTTGGCTTTATGGTAACCCGGATGCGCAAAGACCGCAAGGTAGTGGTGGGGCACTGGCAGGATGAAGAAGCGATTAAAGAAATTGACACCTGGACGCGTGCCGCTGCAGGCTGGCATGACTGGCAGGGCGCCAGGTTTGTGCGTTTTGGCGACAATATGCGTTATGTAGCCGTAACGGATGGTGATAAGGTAGAGGCCGAACTTAAATTTGGTTTTGAGGTGAACACTTACGGCATTGGCGACCTGGTAGCGGTAATTGACAGCATCCCGGAAGCAGCCATACAGGAATTAATTACAGAGTATGAAGCCACATATACCATGACGGCCGATCTGTTGCGTGGCGGGGAAAGGCATGATTCGGTATATCAGGCAGCAAAAATAGAACTTGGCCTGAAGAAATTCCTGGAAGACGGAAATTTTAAAGGCTTTAGTGATACATTTGAAGATTTGCATGGCATGGTACAGTTGCCAGGTATTGCCGCACAGCGCTTAATGGCAGCAGGCTATGGCTTTGCGGGAGAAGGTGACTGGAAAACTGCAGCACTGGTAAGGGCCTGTAAGGTAATGGGCGCCGGACTACCGGGCACCAGTGCTTTTATGGAAGATTATACTTATCATTTTGATCCGGCCAACGCTATGGTGCTGGGCTCGCACATGCTGGAAGTGGATGCTGCACTGGCCAATGGAAAGGCAAGGCTTGAGGTACATCCGCTAGGTATAGGTGGTAAAGCGGACCCGGCAAGACTTATTTTTAACGTGGCCGGGGGCCATGCACTCAATGCTAGTATTGTTGATATGGGTAACCGTTTCCGCCTGCTGGTAAATGAAGTTGAAGCACTGGAGCCTGAACATGAGTTGCCAAACCTTCCGGTTGCACAGGTTTTATGGAAACCCCTGCCAGATATGAAAACCGGCTGTGCAGCATGGATTTATGCAGGCGGCGCACACCATACCGCCTATAGCCAGAACCTGAGCCCTGCACATTTGCTGGATTTTGCTAATATTGCAGGTATTGAATATGTAAATATCGGGGCAGATACCAGGATAAACCAGTTCAGGAACGAGCTGCACTGGAACGAAACCTTTTATAAATAA